The following proteins are encoded in a genomic region of Ptychodera flava strain L36383 chromosome 23 unlocalized genomic scaffold, AS_Pfla_20210202 Scaffold_24__1_contigs__length_23054250_pilon, whole genome shotgun sequence:
- the LOC139125039 gene encoding uncharacterized protein, which yields MSVNMHLYLCDLSLEIYTIFNPLPFMVTFETGTNVSINVVSITVRNNGPDDIPPLHDSQIHYDIGMYMVALKGGEMRDPVQVQSFSLNDEVVLRRSNAIAPGADQAYQVPDWPTSVINYPAEKCKTHSHLCVVIQHIGNYTDYNTDNDFFCLPFVSGLFSESVGPTNCPSDIVPVAFNVTSVETPTFVYDTPTTVTIDIQLHNAGGTIVPGGIDNIGFNAFVASNDSADADLKIHCDYVNLKITNMSDSVGPWSDTVYSDVIVNVTVPGQNCTDFKYLCIVFKKASENATFQDDDRNNLICLSFGEVSDGGAGVVLCPTDQELPAYSFVEWWAMLAVIFCTTVAACSIFVCMLCLININLFRKKNKVDVEKQPAKDIIVVNDINKLETSHPKALTECKIQYA from the exons atgtctgtcaacatgcaTCTCTACTTATGTG ACTTGTCACTAGAAATTTACACCATCTTCAATCCGTTGCCGTTTATGGTGACATTTGAAACCGGAACCAATGTGTCAATCAACGTCGTGTCAATTACTGTCAGAAACAATGGCCCAGATGATATCCCCCCGCTACATGATTCTCAAATACATTATGATATTGGTATGTACATGGTGGCTTTGAAAGGAGGCGAGATGCGGGATCCAGTTCAAGTTCAATCTTTCTCTCTGAACGATGAAGTAGTTCTGCGACGATCTAATGCCATTGCTCCTGGTGCTGACCAAGCCTACCAGGTACCCGATTGGCCAACTTCTGTGATCAACTACCCAGCCGAGAAATGCAAAACACACAGTCACCTTTGCGTTGTTATACAACACATCGGTAATTACACAGACTACAATACTGACAATGACTTCTTCTGTCTGCCTTTTGTGAGTGGTCTATTTAGCGAATCAGTGGGACCAACAAACTGTCCGTCAG ATATTGTTCCAGTTGCATTTAACGTGACTAGTGTAGAAACGCCAACGTTTGTTTATGACACACCGACCACAGTCACCATCGATATTCAGCTTCATAATGCTGGCGGCACTATAGTACCAGGTGGAATTGACAACATTGGGTTCAACGCTTTTGTAGCCAGTAACGACAGTGCAGATGCTGACTTAAAAATCCACTGTGATTACGTCAACCTAAAGATTACAAATATGTCTGATTCTGTTGGTCCATGGAGTGATACTGTATACAGTGATGTCATCGTGAACGTTACTGTTCCAGGGCAAAACTGCACTGACTTCAAGTATCTTTGCATTGTCTTCAAGAAAG CATCTGAAAATGCCACGTTCCAAGACGACGACAGGAACAATCtcatttgtctttcatttggtgaagttagcgATGGTGGGGCTGGTGTTGTCCTCTGCCCAACTGATCAGGAACTGCCTGCCTATTCTTTCGTAGAGTGGTGGGCTATGCTTGCAGTCATATTTTGCACCACGGTAGCGGCTTGCTCAATCTTTGTTTGTATGTTGTGCCTAATTAACATTAACTTGTTCAGGAAGAAAAACAAGGTTGATGTTGAGAAACAGCCAGCAAAAGACATTATAGTCGTAAATGATATCAACAAGTTAGAAACATCACATCCAAAAGCTTTGACAGAATGTAAAATTCAATACGCATGA